The proteins below are encoded in one region of Nitrospira sp.:
- a CDS encoding cytochrome-c peroxidase, whose product MVNALIEFSLRRPFLILTFMAMLGVAGVYAFRTIPIDAFPDVTSVLVQVVTKAPGLSPEEVERLVTYPIEQQVMGVPHLTHLRSLTKVGLSLITIVFDDEMDINLARQLVLERLIEVREFLPSGSEPMMMPNSTGLGEVYQYYLEAPVPPNANPAAMERQLIEQRTIQDWLIRPILKSVPEVIDINSLGGFVKQYQVIVDPDLLRKYDLTLHDVFTAISNNNANAAGNILEKHAEKYIIRGEGLIQSLNDIEAIVVKEEGGTPVLVHDVAQARIGHAVRHGAALLNGDHEVVTGIVLMLRGGNASQVVEAIKRKVTEIQKSGLLPPGWRIVPFYDRLELISAALMTVYRALGEGIVLVVIVLFVFLGDTRSALIVTGTLVLTPFATFLLMGQAGLTANLMSLGGLTIAIGMVVDGSVVMVENIHRHLNVRREDGLSRSAVVLRAAREVSRPVVFGIVIITIVFLPLLSLQGMEGKMFKPMAYTIMIALSVSLLLSLTLSPVLCALALRGGHAADPVVLQWAKRVYLPVLQWALCRRLLVVGSALGLLAGSIVLFPFLGTEFIPILNEGSLAPQTIRLPSISLDQSIKIEREMQRAVMGFPEVERVVSKIGRTELGNDPQEPNESDPVVVLRPMDTWTSASTMPELKEKIRERLARVPGASFLLSQPIQQRVDELISGVRTEATAKLIGPDLDILRQKGDELAGVLSTIRGVKDVKLEQLFGQPYLTVDIDRARIARYGINVADVREVIATAIGGQSATRVYEGHRRFDLFVRYPERDRNSIQAIGNIRLTAADGALVPLSELGTIRMHEGPGRISREGLQRYLSVGFNTHGRDIGSIVAEARTRIANEVPLPLGYTIDWGGSFENMQRAMGRLQVIVPLTIVVIFILLFTSFSSLQQALLIILNLPFALIGGIVALWVTGEYLSVPASVGFINLFGVAVLNGIVLVSYMNALRREGMDVNQAVVEGCLLRLRPVLMTALVALLGLVPMALAHGIGSEVQRPLAVVVIGGLTSSTLLTLVVLPVLYEWIEGRVPKRPSKSPRRQIAPESPVEQSTEA is encoded by the coding sequence ATGGTTAACGCCCTCATCGAGTTTTCGCTGCGTCGCCCCTTTCTCATCCTCACCTTCATGGCGATGCTCGGGGTGGCAGGCGTGTATGCGTTTCGCACCATTCCGATCGACGCGTTTCCGGATGTGACCAGCGTGCTGGTCCAAGTGGTCACGAAGGCGCCAGGCCTCTCGCCGGAAGAGGTCGAGCGGCTCGTCACCTACCCCATCGAACAGCAAGTCATGGGGGTCCCCCATCTGACGCATTTGCGCTCCCTGACGAAGGTCGGCCTGTCTCTGATTACCATCGTCTTTGATGACGAGATGGACATCAATCTGGCACGCCAGCTGGTGCTGGAACGATTGATCGAGGTGCGTGAATTCCTCCCGTCCGGTTCCGAGCCCATGATGATGCCGAACAGCACCGGCTTGGGCGAGGTCTATCAATACTATTTGGAGGCGCCGGTCCCGCCCAACGCCAACCCGGCAGCCATGGAGCGGCAATTGATCGAACAGCGCACCATCCAGGATTGGCTGATACGCCCGATTTTGAAGAGCGTGCCGGAAGTCATCGACATCAATTCCTTGGGGGGATTTGTCAAGCAGTACCAAGTCATCGTGGATCCGGACCTTCTGCGTAAGTACGACCTGACTCTGCACGACGTCTTTACCGCGATCTCCAATAACAATGCCAACGCCGCCGGCAACATTCTCGAAAAGCATGCCGAGAAATATATCATCCGAGGCGAAGGGTTGATCCAAAGCCTAAACGACATCGAGGCCATCGTGGTGAAGGAGGAGGGTGGAACCCCCGTGCTCGTCCACGACGTTGCACAAGCTCGCATTGGCCATGCCGTCCGCCACGGGGCCGCCCTCCTGAACGGCGACCATGAAGTCGTCACGGGCATCGTGCTCATGCTCAGGGGCGGAAATGCGAGTCAGGTCGTCGAGGCCATCAAGCGAAAGGTCACCGAAATTCAAAAGAGCGGCTTGCTTCCTCCCGGCTGGCGGATCGTCCCCTTTTACGATCGGCTCGAACTGATTTCCGCCGCGCTCATGACCGTGTATCGGGCGTTGGGTGAGGGCATCGTCCTGGTGGTCATCGTCCTCTTCGTGTTTCTTGGGGACACACGCAGCGCCTTGATTGTCACGGGCACGTTGGTGCTGACCCCCTTCGCAACCTTTCTGCTGATGGGGCAAGCCGGTTTGACAGCCAATCTGATGTCGCTGGGTGGATTAACCATTGCCATCGGCATGGTGGTGGACGGGTCGGTCGTCATGGTGGAAAACATCCATCGGCACTTGAATGTGCGCCGAGAGGACGGTCTCTCGCGCAGCGCCGTGGTGCTCCGCGCAGCCCGCGAGGTCTCCCGCCCGGTGGTGTTCGGCATCGTGATTATTACGATCGTATTTCTCCCTCTGTTGTCGCTGCAGGGCATGGAAGGGAAGATGTTCAAGCCGATGGCCTATACCATCATGATCGCCCTGTCGGTTTCCCTCCTGCTGTCGCTCACTCTCTCTCCGGTATTGTGCGCACTCGCGCTGAGAGGGGGTCACGCGGCGGATCCTGTGGTTTTGCAATGGGCGAAGCGAGTCTATTTGCCCGTTCTGCAGTGGGCCTTGTGTCGCCGCCTGCTCGTCGTCGGATCGGCCCTAGGACTCCTAGCCGGCAGCATCGTACTGTTCCCCTTTTTGGGCACCGAGTTTATTCCGATCCTGAACGAAGGCAGTTTGGCCCCGCAAACGATCCGACTGCCCAGCATCTCGTTGGACCAATCGATCAAAATCGAACGGGAGATGCAGCGGGCCGTCATGGGGTTTCCCGAAGTCGAGCGAGTGGTCTCGAAAATCGGCCGGACGGAACTGGGAAACGATCCGCAAGAGCCGAACGAGAGCGACCCGGTCGTGGTGCTGCGTCCGATGGACACCTGGACCAGCGCCTCCACCATGCCGGAGCTGAAAGAAAAGATTCGCGAGCGGCTCGCGCGAGTCCCGGGCGCCAGCTTCCTGTTGAGCCAGCCGATTCAGCAGCGCGTCGATGAGTTGATTTCCGGCGTGCGCACGGAAGCCACGGCCAAGCTGATCGGGCCGGATCTCGACATCCTTCGTCAGAAGGGAGATGAACTCGCCGGCGTGCTGTCCACTATCCGTGGAGTCAAGGACGTGAAGCTCGAGCAACTCTTCGGGCAGCCGTATCTGACCGTCGACATCGATCGGGCGAGAATTGCCCGATACGGCATTAACGTCGCGGACGTGCGAGAGGTCATCGCCACCGCGATTGGCGGCCAAAGCGCGACCCGAGTCTATGAAGGACACCGGCGATTCGATCTATTCGTTCGTTATCCCGAGCGGGATCGAAACAGCATTCAAGCCATTGGGAACATCCGGCTGACCGCGGCGGACGGGGCACTCGTCCCTCTGAGCGAACTCGGCACCATTCGGATGCACGAGGGCCCCGGTCGCATCAGCCGCGAGGGCCTCCAGCGATATCTGTCGGTAGGCTTCAATACGCATGGACGGGACATCGGCAGTATCGTGGCGGAAGCCAGGACTCGTATCGCCAATGAAGTTCCGCTGCCGCTGGGCTATACGATTGACTGGGGGGGGTCCTTTGAGAACATGCAGCGGGCGATGGGCCGGCTTCAAGTGATCGTGCCGCTGACGATCGTCGTCATTTTCATTTTATTGTTCACCTCGTTTTCCTCTCTTCAACAAGCGCTCTTGATTATTCTCAACCTGCCGTTCGCCCTCATCGGGGGAATCGTGGCGCTCTGGGTGACCGGCGAGTACCTCAGCGTCCCCGCGTCGGTTGGATTCATCAACCTGTTCGGCGTCGCCGTCCTCAACGGCATCGTGCTGGTCTCCTATATGAACGCCCTACGCCGAGAAGGCATGGATGTCAACCAGGCCGTCGTAGAAGGCTGCCTCTTGCGACTACGGCCGGTGCTGATGACCGCGCTCGTCGCCCTGTTGGGACTTGTGCCCATGGCATTGGCGCACGGCATCGGGTCTGAGGTCCAGCGACCGCTCGCCGTGGTGGTCATTGGCGGCCTGACGAGTTCGACCCTCTTGACCCTGGTCGTCCTCCCGGTTCTGTACGAGTGGATCGAAGGGCGGGTGCCCAAGCGGCCCTCAAAATCGCCCCGCCGTCAGATCGCTCCCGAATCTCCTGTTGAGCAATCCACAGAAGCGTAA
- a CDS encoding RND transporter codes for MVEEESIRLVQLSPDDLQRAGVTVQPVQRTEFRTYRDFPGIVRPNENALAEITTLVRGRVMAVHVDLGRMVEHGQLLAMLYSSDLGLAQSGYLKARARRHVAEHAYERAKFLLKEKVIGQAEAQRREGEMISIRAEANEAKDRLRLLGMSESEIETLERTQKIHSEVPLLAPFAGRVIGRNITIGEVVETTQKLFVIADLSTVWVVGNVAEKDIPYVQNAASIPNQLVEVRLAAYPDDVVQGSINYVGDVLDPITRTMQLRLTLPNPLGRLKPEMFATIRVSSEPIAAALTIPEAAVQHDQDKTFVFVQSDESSFEPRSIRVGNSNGTLVEILDGLEEGEPVVTHGAFILKAELLKPDA; via the coding sequence GTGGTGGAGGAGGAAAGTATCCGCCTCGTGCAATTGTCTCCCGACGATCTCCAGCGGGCCGGCGTCACAGTGCAGCCGGTGCAACGCACGGAGTTCCGAACGTACCGAGACTTCCCCGGCATTGTGCGACCGAATGAGAATGCGCTCGCGGAGATCACCACACTAGTACGGGGCCGCGTGATGGCCGTTCATGTCGATTTGGGACGGATGGTGGAACACGGGCAATTGCTCGCCATGCTCTACAGCAGCGACCTGGGCTTGGCCCAATCCGGCTACTTGAAAGCCAGGGCTCGCCGCCACGTGGCGGAGCATGCCTATGAACGGGCCAAATTTCTGCTCAAAGAGAAAGTGATCGGCCAAGCCGAAGCGCAGCGCCGGGAGGGAGAGATGATCAGCATTCGGGCTGAGGCCAACGAGGCGAAGGATCGATTGCGCCTGCTCGGCATGTCCGAATCTGAAATCGAAACTCTGGAGCGCACGCAGAAAATCCACTCGGAAGTGCCGCTCTTGGCTCCGTTTGCGGGCCGCGTGATCGGCCGGAACATTACGATCGGCGAAGTGGTGGAAACGACGCAAAAGCTGTTCGTCATCGCCGACCTCTCGACCGTCTGGGTTGTCGGCAACGTTGCGGAAAAAGACATCCCCTACGTGCAGAACGCCGCCTCCATACCCAACCAACTGGTAGAGGTGCGGCTCGCGGCCTATCCTGACGATGTGGTGCAGGGCTCCATCAACTACGTGGGTGACGTGTTGGACCCCATTACGCGCACCATGCAACTCCGGCTCACGCTGCCCAATCCGCTTGGGCGGCTTAAACCCGAAATGTTCGCAACCATTCGGGTCTCCTCGGAGCCTATAGCAGCGGCATTGACCATCCCGGAAGCTGCCGTGCAGCACGACCAGGACAAGACCTTTGTGTTCGTCCAGAGCGACGAATCGAGCTTCGAACCTCGATCGATCCGCGTGGGCAACTCTAATGGAACGCTGGTGGAGATCCTGGACGGCCTGGAAGAAGGGGAACCCGTCGTCACGCACGGCGCCTTCATCCTCAAAGCCGAACTCCTCAAGCCGGACGCCTAG
- a CDS encoding cytochrome c: MPARPWYILILVVIIWCPCSRWASAQDPLPVPPPAKGELPVYTLDTILDLALQRHPTIEGARGVIDQREGDRVSADAYLNPTITYQTANAALRDPSNGTRINETGLIVTQPIEWTGKRSARHDAAEAGLRSATVGLDDVKLNLIADVRTAFYDLLLAERTVELFQQNVDTVEEVARIVRARVRSGEGAQFEAVKAEVEVLKAKQELMRATNVVRIRLVALDTLTAGALGTRYRVLGQFRIYSDQLIPERIAARSLAQHPAIQRQEKLVEQAEYTVSKERHARVPNITFFGGYARDVGREAVVGGVSVPTPIWYRQQGHIAAALGTQRSEEAELLRLRNDLHREITQHAREAETAQELIVVYERGLMKQADEALRIAQLSFRQGASSLLDVLDAQRVQRQIVIDYNLAKYGLSLALTRLERALGGTL, encoded by the coding sequence ATGCCGGCTCGTCCTTGGTACATATTGATCCTGGTTGTTATTATATGGTGCCCGTGCAGCCGATGGGCCTCGGCCCAAGATCCGCTTCCCGTTCCCCCTCCGGCGAAGGGGGAGTTACCCGTATACACGCTGGACACGATCCTCGACTTGGCGCTTCAGCGCCATCCGACCATCGAGGGCGCGCGCGGGGTCATTGATCAGCGCGAAGGTGACCGCGTGTCAGCCGACGCCTATTTGAACCCGACGATTACCTACCAAACGGCCAATGCAGCTCTTCGCGACCCCAGTAACGGGACGAGAATCAATGAGACGGGACTCATCGTCACGCAACCGATCGAATGGACGGGGAAGCGGTCCGCCCGTCACGACGCCGCCGAAGCCGGCCTGCGTAGCGCCACCGTCGGGCTTGATGACGTCAAGCTCAATTTGATCGCGGATGTCCGCACGGCCTTTTATGACCTTCTGCTGGCGGAGCGGACCGTTGAGTTGTTTCAGCAGAATGTGGACACCGTCGAGGAGGTGGCGCGCATCGTCAGAGCCAGAGTGCGCTCCGGCGAAGGCGCGCAATTCGAAGCCGTCAAGGCCGAGGTGGAGGTGCTCAAGGCGAAACAGGAACTCATGCGCGCGACCAACGTCGTGCGAATCCGGCTGGTCGCCCTGGATACCTTGACGGCCGGTGCATTGGGGACCCGATATAGGGTCTTGGGGCAGTTCAGGATCTATTCGGACCAGCTCATCCCGGAGCGTATCGCCGCCCGTAGCCTCGCGCAACACCCCGCAATTCAACGCCAGGAAAAGCTCGTGGAACAGGCTGAATACACCGTCTCCAAAGAGCGACACGCCAGAGTGCCGAACATCACATTCTTCGGTGGATACGCGCGCGACGTCGGCCGAGAGGCCGTCGTCGGGGGGGTCAGTGTCCCTACCCCCATTTGGTATCGCCAGCAGGGACATATCGCCGCGGCACTCGGCACGCAACGAAGCGAAGAAGCGGAATTGCTTCGTCTACGAAACGATCTGCATCGTGAAATCACCCAACACGCCCGTGAGGCGGAAACAGCCCAGGAATTGATTGTCGTCTACGAGCGAGGGCTCATGAAACAGGCCGACGAAGCGCTTCGGATCGCCCAATTGAGTTTTCGCCAGGGCGCCTCGAGCTTGTTGGACGTCCTCGATGCTCAGCGCGTTCAGCGTCAAATCGTCATAGATTATAATTTGGCGAAATACGGACTTTCGCTTGCCCTAACCCGTTTGGAGCGGGCCTTGGGGGGCACACTATAA
- a CDS encoding RND transporter translates to MSDLSSRTPKDSVRLRISQSGRCCLLLLVIVLVPGCNRDWLPHVDLAPPYEPPDYVVPASWHGASPFVEANPSDAELRTNWWELYDDPTLNRIVEQAMAANPELQAAAERFVQARDTMMQVRSQRIPQLGLGGKATQSRYHVDSFLRDPDTPLTGSLAAGAGLASWEPDFWSAIRNATRVETYRAQERAADWGLARLSLQAEIAANYFTLRGYDAQIAIYTQSITLYRESLALVKTQFAGAIASALDVARVESLLFSTETKLAQVQGQRQVTEQTIAALVNMAPAGFTISPAEDITVAKFTIPQTIPSTLLERRPDVAGMERRMAQANRAIGIARAAFFPDVRFGADGGILDVNFSAIEIANLATSFWSYGASVALPAFQGGYRRAQLQKSWAAYREMEDRYRSTVLNAFREVENNLSLTKQLTTAVDRQDATVGATLKTQNLTMELYQGGLASSLELIYAQVAVLQSRIDLAQIKADLLRSSVALVRALGGGWTRGQLPTDDEIQPFGTLQYVDLEKPPTAGGIDVDADPADRIKYRDLRTPVAR, encoded by the coding sequence GTGAGCGACCTCTCCTCACGAACCCCAAAAGACAGCGTGCGCCTGCGGATCAGCCAGAGTGGACGGTGTTGTCTGTTGCTGCTGGTGATCGTGCTTGTGCCGGGATGTAATCGTGATTGGCTGCCGCACGTGGATTTGGCGCCTCCCTATGAGCCGCCTGACTACGTCGTTCCCGCCTCCTGGCATGGGGCGAGCCCCTTCGTTGAAGCCAACCCTTCCGACGCCGAACTTCGCACCAATTGGTGGGAACTGTACGACGACCCGACCCTCAACAGAATCGTCGAACAGGCCATGGCGGCGAATCCCGAACTTCAGGCGGCGGCGGAGCGGTTCGTCCAGGCGCGCGATACGATGATGCAGGTACGGTCCCAGCGAATTCCGCAACTCGGATTGGGCGGGAAAGCCACTCAAAGTCGGTACCATGTCGATTCCTTTTTGCGAGACCCTGATACTCCGTTGACCGGGTCTTTGGCGGCCGGTGCCGGGCTGGCATCCTGGGAGCCGGACTTCTGGTCGGCAATTCGCAACGCGACGCGCGTGGAGACCTACCGAGCCCAGGAACGAGCGGCGGACTGGGGTCTCGCCCGCCTGAGCCTACAGGCAGAAATCGCGGCGAACTACTTCACCTTGCGCGGGTACGACGCGCAGATTGCCATCTATACCCAATCGATCACCCTGTACCGGGAATCCCTCGCCCTCGTGAAGACGCAGTTTGCCGGAGCGATCGCATCGGCCCTCGACGTGGCCCGCGTGGAATCGCTGCTCTTCAGCACGGAAACGAAGCTGGCCCAGGTTCAGGGCCAGCGGCAGGTCACGGAGCAAACCATCGCCGCGCTCGTGAACATGGCCCCGGCGGGGTTTACGATCAGCCCGGCCGAGGACATCACCGTGGCCAAGTTCACAATTCCACAGACGATCCCGTCGACCCTGCTCGAACGCCGGCCGGACGTCGCCGGGATGGAGCGCCGGATGGCCCAGGCGAACCGGGCGATCGGCATTGCTCGCGCCGCGTTTTTCCCCGATGTACGGTTCGGAGCAGACGGAGGCATCCTCGACGTCAACTTCAGCGCCATCGAAATCGCGAATCTCGCGACCAGCTTCTGGTCCTATGGGGCCAGCGTGGCCTTGCCCGCGTTCCAGGGTGGGTACCGGCGTGCTCAACTACAAAAGTCTTGGGCGGCGTATCGAGAAATGGAGGATCGATATCGATCGACGGTTCTCAACGCCTTCCGGGAAGTCGAAAACAACTTGAGCTTGACGAAGCAGCTCACCACGGCCGTGGATCGGCAAGACGCGACGGTCGGCGCCACGCTGAAGACGCAAAATTTGACGATGGAACTGTACCAAGGCGGGTTGGCCTCGAGCCTCGAGCTGATTTATGCCCAGGTCGCGGTGCTCCAATCGCGTATTGACTTGGCACAAATCAAGGCTGATCTCCTGAGATCGTCCGTGGCCCTGGTCCGAGCACTCGGGGGAGGATGGACCCGCGGCCAATTGCCCACGGACGACGAAATTCAACCGTTCGGGACGTTACAATATGTCGACCTCGAGAAGCCCCCGACTGCAGGTGGCATCGACGTGGATGCCGATCCGGCCGACCGAATCAAGTATCGAGATTTGCGAACGCCAGTCGCTCGTTGA
- a CDS encoding RND transporter MFP subunit: MKSPKGTRIALIIIALVAVYIGYRTYLSGSDAALLREQTHENAVQTVAVVNPKPVPPSETITLPGNIVGWYEAPIYARVTGYVKMWYKDYGDEVKKGDILAEINTPDLDAEYSQAKADLESERARYALAVVTAKRYQAMRQSHAVSEQAITVQEKHMQAQEAVVKAAEQKVRNIEAFIGFKKIVAPFEGMVIQRNINVGDLVSKEGQLNTPGGITNLFTVAVVDTLRLFVNVPETFGPFLQPGLTAEVTAPQLPNRRFTAKFLTVAKGFNVSTRTAVTVFTIDNEDRALWPGSFAQVHLTAPVDRKVFTIPSTALVFQEHGTQVALVTEDDHIHFQPITVSKLMDSTVEVAEGVSSTDRIVNNPSVALLEGDSVRVVTPSKGYDLLTSPEPDHTSGSKEASAK, encoded by the coding sequence ATGAAATCACCCAAAGGAACACGCATTGCGTTGATCATCATTGCGCTTGTCGCCGTCTACATCGGCTACCGGACCTACCTCAGCGGGAGCGATGCCGCGCTGCTGCGCGAGCAGACGCACGAGAACGCGGTCCAAACCGTGGCCGTTGTGAACCCCAAGCCGGTGCCACCGAGCGAGACCATCACGCTTCCCGGCAACATCGTAGGGTGGTACGAGGCGCCGATCTACGCGCGCGTCACGGGTTACGTAAAGATGTGGTACAAGGACTACGGCGACGAAGTGAAGAAAGGCGATATTCTGGCCGAGATCAATACGCCGGACCTCGACGCCGAATACAGCCAGGCCAAAGCCGATCTCGAATCGGAACGGGCCCGGTATGCGCTTGCCGTAGTCACCGCCAAGCGCTATCAGGCGATGCGCCAATCCCATGCCGTCTCCGAGCAGGCGATTACGGTACAAGAAAAACACATGCAGGCGCAGGAGGCGGTCGTGAAGGCGGCGGAACAGAAAGTGCGAAACATTGAAGCCTTCATCGGTTTCAAGAAGATCGTCGCGCCCTTTGAGGGGATGGTGATTCAGCGCAATATCAACGTCGGCGACTTGGTCAGCAAGGAGGGCCAACTCAACACTCCCGGGGGCATCACGAACCTCTTCACCGTGGCCGTCGTCGACACCCTGCGTCTCTTTGTGAACGTGCCGGAGACGTTTGGGCCCTTCCTGCAACCGGGCCTGACGGCGGAAGTGACGGCACCACAGCTTCCCAACCGTCGATTTACCGCCAAGTTTTTGACCGTCGCCAAAGGATTTAATGTAAGCACCCGAACCGCCGTCACTGTCTTTACCATCGACAACGAGGACAGGGCTCTGTGGCCGGGATCTTTCGCCCAGGTGCATCTCACAGCACCGGTCGACAGAAAGGTCTTCACCATCCCATCCACCGCGTTGGTGTTTCAGGAGCATGGAACGCAAGTCGCGCTGGTCACGGAGGATGACCACATCCATTTCCAACCGATCACCGTGAGCAAGCTCATGGATAGCACGGTCGAGGTGGCCGAAGGGGTCTCTTCGACTGACCGCATCGTGAACAACCCCAGTGTTGCTTTGCTCGAAGGTGACAGTGTGCGGGTCGTCACGCCGTCGAAGGGGTACGACCTCCTCACCAGTCCCGAGCCCGACCACACGTCCGGGTCAAAGGAAGCCTCAGCCAAGTGA
- a CDS encoding hypothetical protein (possible pseudo, frameshifted): MPPAPSPDGHGGAPVSRNVFVRFQQGFEHRFNQTRDRYGSLLERVVAHRRSFVVFSLAFALCSVSIFFFLGRDYFPEIRSGVIQMHLRAPLGTRIEVSARIATLVSNSIEELLPGQVENIVSNCGLPVGPHNLAFIPTPTIGSQDCDLTILLKNEKSPVWDFRRVLRKGLKERFPGTEFTFQPSDLTAKILNFGAPAPIDVQINGPDMYPNYEFARKLLGKFREIPGAVDVVIQQTMRTPTLMVEGNRTFGFGVNRTLKDMADNLLMTTAGSQQVDQIYWLDPSTGMSYLINVYTPQPQINSINSLKTVPVDASTNGSGDSAVQLLGNLAQIEAQGTPGVVTHGNIMPLFDIYVSAEGRDLGGVLADVKKIAKDMEPEMPRSAALEIHGQASLMYDAYRELIFGLLAAIILVYLLIVVNFQSWLDPFIIITALPGALAGIAWSLFVTHTRISEPALTGAIMTMGTGTANSILIVSYARERIQEHGDAVKAAIEAGTTRFRPVLMTASAMILGMVPMATGYSQNAPLGRAVIGGLLLATVFTLLFVPCVYAIVHGRKPHPPKGQVSS, from the coding sequence ATGCCGCCAGCGCCTAGTCCGGATGGACACGGGGGGGCGCCCGTTTCGCGCAACGTCTTCGTCCGGTTCCAGCAGGGCTTCGAGCACCGATTCAATCAGACCCGAGACCGGTATGGATCGCTGCTGGAACGAGTGGTCGCCCATCGCCGGTCATTCGTCGTGTTCTCTCTGGCTTTCGCGCTGTGTTCCGTCAGTATCTTCTTCTTCCTCGGGCGTGACTACTTCCCAGAGATCAGATCCGGGGTCATCCAGATGCATCTGCGAGCGCCGCTCGGGACGCGCATCGAGGTGTCGGCGCGCATCGCGACCTTGGTGTCCAATAGTATTGAGGAGTTGCTGCCAGGTCAGGTCGAAAATATTGTCAGTAATTGCGGGCTGCCGGTCGGACCGCACAACCTGGCCTTCATTCCAACACCCACGATTGGTTCACAGGATTGCGATCTGACGATCCTCCTCAAGAACGAAAAGTCGCCGGTCTGGGACTTTCGGCGCGTGCTCCGCAAGGGATTGAAAGAGCGGTTTCCGGGAACCGAATTCACCTTCCAGCCGTCCGATCTCACGGCGAAAATTCTCAACTTCGGAGCACCGGCGCCGATTGATGTGCAGATCAACGGCCCCGACATGTATCCCAACTACGAGTTCGCTCGCAAATTGCTGGGGAAATTCCGTGAAATCCCCGGGGCCGTGGACGTCGTCATCCAACAGACCATGCGCACGCCTACCCTCATGGTGGAGGGCAACCGAACGTTCGGATTTGGTGTCAACCGGACCTTGAAGGATATGGCCGACAACCTGCTCATGACGACGGCCGGAAGCCAACAGGTCGACCAAATCTACTGGCTGGATCCCAGCACCGGCATGTCCTACTTGATCAACGTCTATACCCCACAGCCACAGATCAACAGCATCAACAGCCTGAAGACCGTTCCGGTGGATGCTTCGACCAATGGCTCGGGCGATTCCGCCGTTCAACTTCTCGGCAACCTGGCCCAGATCGAAGCGCAAGGTACGCCGGGCGTGGTCACACATGGCAACATCATGCCGCTGTTCGACATCTACGTGTCCGCGGAAGGCCGCGATCTCGGAGGGGTGCTGGCGGACGTGAAGAAAATCGCCAAGGACATGGAACCCGAAATGCCTCGAAGCGCGGCGCTGGAGATTCACGGCCAGGCCTCACTGATGTACGATGCCTACCGCGAACTCATCTTCGGACTGCTGGCGGCGATTATATTGGTCTATCTGCTGATCGTCGTGAATTTCCAATCCTGGTTGGATCCGTTTATTATTATCACGGCATTGCCCGGCGCACTGGCCGGCATCGCGTGGTCGCTGTTCGTGACCCATACTCGGATTTCAGAACCCGCGCTGACGGGCGCCATTATGACCATGGGGACAGGCACCGCCAATTCGATTTTGATCGTCTCCTACGCGCGCGAGCGCATTCAAGAACATGGCGACGCGGTGAAGGCCGCCATCGAGGCCGGGACAACCCGCTTCCGTCCGGTGCTCATGACGGCCTCAGCCATGATTCTCGGCATGGTCCCCATGGCCACCGGGTACTCTCAAAACGCACCGCTTGGGCGTGCGGTCATCGGTGGCTTGCTCCTCGCCACTGTGTTCACTCTCTTATTCGTGCCGTGTGTGTATGCGATTGTCCATGGGCGGAAACCGCATCCGCCAAAGGGGCAGGTCTCATCATGA